TACCTTTCGTAAGGCAAGTAAAATACCGGGCAAAAAGGATTCTCGTGAAAAAGAATCATGTCTAATCGTTAATACTTCGCCCTTACCAGCAAAAAGGACTTCTTGATGAGCAACCATACTTTGTAAACGCACACTATGAATTTTAACACCTTCAAAGTCTCCACCACGACAAGCAGTTTCCGTTTTTAATTCTTTTTGGGGTAAATTTA
Above is a genomic segment from Clostridia bacterium containing:
- a CDS encoding 4-hydroxy-tetrahydrodipicolinate reductase produces the protein NLPQKELKTETACRGGDFEGVKIHSVRLQSMVAHQEVLFAGKGEVLTIRHDSFSRESFLPGILLALRKVHNWQGLKVGLEEILE